The Bicyclus anynana chromosome Z, ilBicAnyn1.1, whole genome shotgun sequence genome window below encodes:
- the LOC128199752 gene encoding NADH dehydrogenase [ubiquinone] 1 beta subcomplex subunit 5, mitochondrial-like, translating to MMPWTACRYFIEKTLLINRKQVTCITQHVKFSISEPLRGGDQRIFRLTPSRFQWHKFKDMFHLYAMVGLIPVGAIIFYSNVYIGPAQLTVTPPNYCPKHWEYHRHPISRFIARYIHNSPQQEYEKFLHFIDEEKQKAKLRALEKQVLSKMAERHDYKSYYYRPVYNKYIRINKKIGDSLIMEMGDDHDGDQD from the coding sequence ATGATGCCGTGGACTGCTTGTcggtattttattgaaaaaacattattaataaatagaaaacaGGTTACTTGTATTACACAACATGTTAAATTTTCAATCAGTGAACCACTCAGAGGTGGCGATCAACGAATCTTTCGATTGACTCCGTCAAGATTTCAGTGGCACAAATTCAAAGACATGTTCCACTTATACGCGATGGTCGGATTGATTCCTGTTGGCGCTATCATATTTTACTCGAACGTCTACATTGGCCCCGCTCAGTTAACCGTGACTCCACCCAATTACTGTCCAAAACATTGGGAATATCATCGTCATCCGATATCGAGATTCATAGCCCGTTACATTCACAACAGCCCTCAACAGGAATATGAGAAATTCCTTCATTTCATTGacgaagaaaaacaaaaagCCAAGTTGCGTGCTTTAGAAAAACAAGTGTTGAGTAAAATGGCTGAAAGACACGATTACAAGTCATATTATTACAGACCTGTTTACAATAAGTATATACGGATCAACAAGAAGATTGGTGATTCGCTTATCATGGAGATGGGTGACGATCACGATGGTGACCAGGATTAA